A part of Periplaneta americana isolate PAMFEO1 chromosome 17, P.americana_PAMFEO1_priV1, whole genome shotgun sequence genomic DNA contains:
- the LOC138693438 gene encoding uncharacterized protein: MIGVWNLKAEVLGFVLFCCFLCFKMDAGMVEWSALCKDELLYQLRAYGAEVDSNVDVTTLLAKAREPGFVSQQTPQKYPQYCIASELFKCVEIVESFSEILEELRVDFQKDRFRRIWNRVIHWELRLKDILEVKLEVVDREKFEKEMQRLGIVKMELTNLKKSRSQEITREQKQGSGVANEAQVPVKVSILDRKKDYLSLFFSNMPNPFESVLKKGMVFSVSSIQAVMHFLRVLVQLKGICRAFHLDEASLLHLIFPFANGVLTNRVLAAIKDEETLLDFHKGILNQFIPDRTRHLLFGEYFYRKHGDSETLLEYVEDLKLIEKVFVAGLTESQIVDAALSGARDPEVRAQYLSANWLQNFLQLNALCVRNQAILDSAALVGTTPTRSVVLGQGNRCFVCNKAGHFARECNRRGHVEQNQRKSEEVVQVVSREISVPPRGQCPIARAQLGGELVEVLLDTGSVVSLVSLELAWKKG, encoded by the coding sequence ATGATCGGCGTTTGGAATCTCAAAGCCGAGGTACTTGGGTTTGtgctgttttgttgttttttgtgtTTCAAGATGGATGCTGGAATGGTGGAGTGGAGCGCCCTCTGTAAAGATGAGTTGCTATATCAGCTGAGAGCATATGGTGCGGAGGTTGACTCGAACGTGGATGTCACTACTCTCCTAGCCAAAGCTAGGGAACCGGGGTTCGTTTCCCAGCAGACTCCGCAGAAATACCCCCAGTACTGTATCGCTAGTGAACTTTTCAAATGTGTAGAAATCGTGGAGTCCTTTTCGGAAATTCTGGAGGAGTTGAGAGTCGATTTTCAGAAGGATCGTTTTAGAAGAATATGGAACAGGGTGATTCACTGGGAATTACGACTGAAAGATATACTCGAGGTTAAGTTGGAAGTTGTAGATAGGGAAAAGTTCGAGAAGGAAATGCAGAGATTGGGGATAGTGAAAATGGAACTAACGAATTTGAAAAAGAGTAGGAGCCAGGAGATCACGAGAGAGCAGAAACAGGGTTCAGGGGTGGCCAATGAAGCTCAAGTCCCTGTGAAAGTTTCCATTCTCGACAGGAAGAAGGACTACCTTAGCTTGTTTTTTTCTAACATGCCTAATCCTTTTGAATCCGTTCTGAAGAAAGGGATGGTTTTCTCCGTTAGTAGTATACAGGCAGTCATGCATTTTCTGAGGGTGTTAGTGcagcttaagggtatatgtagagCTTTTCATTTGGATGAGGCCTCGCTATTACATCTGATTTTCCCTTTTGCTAATGGAGTGTTAACTAACAGAGTATTGGCGGCCATTAAAGACGAAGAAACCTTGCTAGATTTTCATAAGGGTATCCTGAACCAGTTCATTCCTGACAGGACTCGTCATCTTCTGTTCGGGGAGTATTTCTACCGTAAACACGGTGACAGTGAGACTCTACTTGAATACGTGGAAGATTTAAAACTCATCGAAAAGGTTTTTGTAGCTGGGTTGACAGAAAGTCAGATAGTGGACGCTGCGTTGTCAGGGGCGCGCGATCCCGAGGTCAGGGCTCAGTACTTAAGCGCCAACTGGCTGCAGAACTTCCTTCAGCTCAACGCGTTATGTGTACGGAATCAGGCGATACTAGATAGTGCTGCCCTGGTGGGAACCACCCCGACTAGATCCGTCGTTTTGGGACAGGGCAATAGGTGTTTTGTTTGTAACAAAGCAGGGCATTTTGCCCGTGAATGTAATCGACGGGGTCACGTGGAGCAAAATCAGAGAAAGAGTGAAGAAGTCGTTCAGGTTGTGTCTCGTGAGATAAGTGTCCCTCCTCGCGGTCAGTGCCCCATTGCTAGGGCTCAGTTAGGTGGAGAGTTAGTGGAGGTGTTGTTGGACACAGGCAGTGTCGTTTCTTTGGTTAGTTTAGAATTAGCGTGGAAGAAGGGGTAG
- the LOC138692963 gene encoding tigger transposable element-derived protein 4-like, which yields MPFKWKPTENPRKKVDPGVMKAAVKCVLDDNVSIRAAAVEYEVDRKTLGRYVTKVKEGNETAFKADHNSSQIFSSEEENDLEKYLLTAARLNYGLTPKELRRFAYEYAVARGKPIGDNWKKNNQASYDWERGFMHRHPRLSLRNPQGKSLGRGTAFNPTSVGEFFQNLRSVYHTNKFGPESIYNLDETGVTNVQKPGKVIAPKGEKQVSKMTSAERGTLVTLCCAVSATGNAVPPFFVYPRQRLNDKMIDGAPVGSCAGVSPSGWMAGETFVHYWEHFIKHTKCSKERPVLVILDNHESHVTPQTLQIAKDNGITLITLPPHTSHKTQPLDRTVFGPFKTVYNQAIDDFMTTHPGETATIYQIPKFVGNAFPVSFTPANIISGFKCTGIWPFDSTIFNSTDFMSSYVTYRPSPASEDAAAISKEPHPTLITQPSCSGISPEQVRPFPKAGPKKSKNGRKRVVSRVLTDTPVKAAIEKEYEERVNRKRNQATLPSKTIRKIFPNDCEDSVSIEKERKKRRQSHFTPTADEDEASENITDDDDCEEVNNEDWGVMSAKSGDFVLVKFCTKSTACHYVGKVIQIREYECKVKFMRCYRFGSDCFVYPDVEDTSYVPFEDMKILPKPVFQDGTERMSSKLRFSVRFINLNVR from the coding sequence aTGCCTTTCAAGTGGAAACCTACTGAAAATCCAAGGAAGAAAGTAGATCCAGGAGTAATGAAAGCTGCTGTAAAGTGTGTCCTCGATGATAATGTGAGCATTCGAGCAGCTGCAGTTGAATATGAAGTTGATAGGAAGACTTTAGGGAGGTATGTTACTAAAGTAAAGGAAGGAAATGAAACAGCTTTCAAGGCAGACCACAACAGCTCTCAGATTTTTAGTTCAGAAGAGGAAAATGATTTAGAAAAGTACCTTCTAACAGCAGCTAGGTTGAATTATGGTCTTACTCCTAAAGAGTTGCGAAGATTTGCTTATGAATATGCAGTCGCTAGAGGTAAACCAATCGGTGATAATTGGAAGAAAAACAATCAAGCCAGTTATGATTGGGAGAGAGGATTCATGCATCGTCACCCAAGACTGTCACTGCGGAATCCCCAGGGAAAAAGTCTAGGGAGAGGGACAGCCTTTAACCCAACAAGTGTAGGCGAGTTCTTCCAGAATCTTCGTTCTGTGTATCACACCAATAAATTTGGCCCAGAATCAATTTACAATCTGGATGAAACTGGGGTAACAAATGTACAGAAACCTGGCAAGGTAATTGCACCAAAAGGGGAAAAACAGGTCTCAAAAATGACATCCGCTGAGAGGGGGACACTTGTTACACTTTGCTGTGCAGTAAGTGCAACAGGAAATGCTGTTCCACCATTCTTTGTCTATCCAAGACAGAGATTAAATGATAAAATGATTGATGGTGCTCCTGTGGGTTCTTGTGCTGGTGTTAGTCCAAGTGGGTGGATGGCTGGAGAGACCTTTGTTCATTACTGGGAACACTTTATCAAACACACAAAGTGCTCTAAAGAACGTCCTGTGCTTGTCATCTTAGACAACCATGAATCTCACGTAACACCACAGACACTTCAGATCGCTAAGGACAATGGTATCACACTAATAACATTGCCACCCCACACAAGCCATAAAACTCAACCACTTGATAGAACTGTATTTGGGCCCTTCAAAACTGTTTACAATCAAGCTATTGATGACTTCATGACCACTCATCCAGGAGAGACTGCAACTATCTACCAGATCCCAAAATTTGTTGGAAATGCATTTCCTGTTTCTTTCACTCCTGCCAATATAATCAGTGGCTTTAAATGCACTGGGATCTGGCCATTTGATTCCACTATTTTCAATTCTACTGATTTTATGAGCTCATATGTAACTTATCGACCAAGTCCTGCCAGTGAAGATGCAGCAGCCATAAGCAAAGAACCCCATCCAACACTGATTACCCAGCCAAGTTGTAGTGGAATTTCACCAGAACAAGTAAGACCTTTCCCGAAAGCTGGtccaaagaaaagtaaaaatggcCGCAAAAGGGTTGTTAGTCGTGTGTTGACAGACACACCTGTCAAAGCAGCTATTGAGAAAGAGTACGAAGAACGCGTCAATAGGAAGAGAAATCAGGCTACCCTTCCTTCCAaaactattaggaaaatatttcctaATGACTGTGAGGACTCTGTATCAATTGAAAAGgagaggaaaaagagaagacAATCTCACTTTACTCCTACGGCTGATGAGGACGAGGCTTCTGAAAATATAACTGATGATGACGACTGCGAGGAGGTGAATAATGAAGATTGGGGAGTGATGTCTGCTAAAAGTGGTGATTTCGTCTTGGTTAAGTTCTGCACCAAGTCGACAGCATGCCATTATGTTGGAAAAGTTATACAGATCAGAGAATATGAGTGTAAAGTGAAATTCATGCGGTGCTACCGATTCGGGTCAGACTGCTTTGTGTATCCTGATGTTGAAGACACTAGTTATGTGCCATTTGAAGATATGAAAATTCTTCCAAAACCAGTTTTTCAAGATGGAACTGAAAGAATGTCTTCAAAACTTAGGTTCTCAGtgagatttattaatttaaatgtgcgTTAA